In Phreatobacter stygius, a genomic segment contains:
- a CDS encoding branched-chain amino acid ABC transporter permease produces MFANIDLVDLVETSLAGLGTGALLALTGVAFVIIYKATKVINLAIGEMLMVGAFVFYGFSAGLALPIWAAIPATLVVAALVGGVIERLMIRPLMKDNPISVFMVTIGLSSILIGLAEIIWTAEPRRLPEFLPSQPVIIGEAFVASKTAYSFLIAAAVVSALITVFAFWRGGVALRATATDRAAASSVGINVAGVFSFSWMLASVVAALAGILVGSVGGISSAMGLFGLSVFVVVILGGLDSIAGALIAGLFVGWLEAMVGRVFGGEFKLVATFSILLIVLTVRPYGLFGTHEIERL; encoded by the coding sequence ATGTTTGCCAATATAGATCTCGTCGACCTCGTCGAAACCAGCCTCGCCGGCCTCGGCACCGGCGCGCTGCTGGCGCTCACCGGCGTCGCCTTCGTCATCATCTACAAGGCAACCAAGGTGATCAATCTGGCCATTGGCGAGATGCTGATGGTTGGCGCCTTCGTGTTCTACGGCTTCTCGGCGGGCCTGGCCTTGCCGATCTGGGCGGCGATCCCGGCCACTTTGGTGGTCGCGGCGCTCGTCGGCGGCGTCATCGAGCGGCTGATGATCCGGCCCTTGATGAAGGACAATCCGATCTCGGTCTTCATGGTGACGATCGGGCTCTCGTCGATCCTGATCGGCCTGGCCGAGATCATCTGGACCGCCGAGCCGCGCCGCCTGCCGGAATTTCTGCCCTCGCAGCCGGTGATCATCGGCGAGGCGTTCGTCGCCTCCAAGACCGCCTATTCGTTCCTGATCGCCGCTGCCGTCGTGTCGGCATTGATCACCGTCTTCGCGTTCTGGCGCGGCGGCGTGGCCTTGCGCGCCACCGCCACCGACCGTGCGGCGGCCTCGTCCGTCGGCATCAATGTGGCGGGCGTCTTCTCGTTTTCCTGGATGCTGGCCTCGGTGGTCGCAGCCCTTGCCGGCATTCTGGTCGGCTCGGTCGGCGGCATTTCCTCGGCCATGGGGCTGTTCGGCCTGTCGGTCTTCGTCGTGGTCATCCTCGGCGGCCTCGACAGCATTGCCGGCGCGCTCATCGCGGGCCTGTTCGTCGGCTGGCTCGAGGCCATGGTCGGGCGCGTCTTCGGCGGCGAATTCAAACTGGTCGCCACCTTCTCGATCCTGCTCATCGTGCTGACAGTCAGGCCCTACGGCCTGTTCGGCACCCACGAAATCGAGAGGTTGTGA
- a CDS encoding carbon-nitrogen hydrolase family protein yields MSGTFTAACVQMRADIDIKASLDQSLGLVREAARAGAAYVQTPEMTNILQPDRPKFFETIKAEADDPCLPVFQAEAMTLGIWLHIGSLAIKIGEKQAANRGYLISPDGEIVVAYDKIHMFDVNLANGQTYRESAAYAPGDRAVVADLPWARLGVTICYDLRFPQLYRSLAEAGAGIMAIPSSFTVPTGQAHWHVLMRARAIETGAFVIAAAQGGKHACGRETYGHSLIVDPWGTILAEADHDEPAVILAEIDPAKVAETRGRIPSLANGRVFRLEGTP; encoded by the coding sequence ATGAGCGGCACATTTACCGCGGCCTGCGTGCAGATGCGCGCGGATATCGACATCAAGGCGAGCCTCGATCAGTCGCTCGGGCTCGTCCGTGAAGCTGCGCGTGCCGGCGCGGCCTATGTCCAGACGCCGGAAATGACCAATATCCTGCAGCCGGACCGGCCGAAATTCTTCGAGACCATCAAGGCCGAGGCTGACGATCCGTGCTTGCCGGTGTTCCAGGCCGAGGCCATGACGCTCGGCATCTGGCTGCATATCGGCTCGCTCGCCATCAAGATCGGCGAGAAACAGGCGGCCAATCGCGGCTACCTGATTTCACCCGACGGCGAGATCGTCGTGGCCTATGACAAGATCCATATGTTCGACGTCAACCTGGCGAACGGCCAGACCTATCGGGAATCGGCCGCCTATGCCCCCGGCGACCGTGCCGTCGTGGCCGATCTGCCTTGGGCCAGGCTCGGTGTGACGATCTGCTACGATCTGCGCTTCCCGCAGCTCTACCGGTCGCTGGCCGAGGCCGGCGCCGGCATCATGGCGATCCCGTCCTCGTTCACCGTGCCGACCGGCCAGGCCCATTGGCACGTGCTGATGCGTGCGCGCGCCATCGAGACCGGCGCCTTCGTGATCGCCGCGGCCCAAGGCGGCAAGCATGCCTGCGGCCGCGAGACCTATGGCCACAGCCTGATCGTCGATCCCTGGGGCACGATCCTGGCCGAGGCCGACCACGACGAACCGGCGGTGATCCTGGCCGAGATCGACCCGGCCAAGGTTGCCGAGACCCGCGGCCGCATTCCCTCGCTCGCCAATGGCCGGGTGTTCCGGCTGGAGGGCACGCCATGA
- a CDS encoding branched-chain amino acid ABC transporter permease, whose protein sequence is MRIATAKESYAADEALFKTDTQRVWFAALIVALFAYPLIGSGYWMFLAVLVMINVISTTGLNILTGYTGQVSLGHAAFMAVGAYCVAFFDGRFGTPVLLNLVIAGAIAAAIGILVGLPSLRIKGLYLAIATLAASVILHFVFLNWTPVTGGLRGLNVPTASVLGIELATPERLYWLIMPIAVVMVLAARNLFRTRIGRAFIAIRDRDISAEIIGIPLFKYKLISFAISSFYAGVAGGLWAYLFRVVTPESFPALASIFFLAAVIVGGAGTIVGAIFGAVFMTLVPELLKLIAALITPWYPDAPIYLAPVRNVVFGVLIVGFLIFEPMGLAEMWRRIRRFFALWPFRT, encoded by the coding sequence ATGCGGATCGCAACCGCCAAGGAAAGCTACGCCGCCGACGAGGCGCTGTTCAAGACCGACACCCAGCGGGTCTGGTTCGCCGCCCTGATCGTCGCCCTGTTCGCTTATCCGCTCATCGGCTCGGGCTACTGGATGTTCCTCGCCGTGCTGGTGATGATCAATGTCATCTCCACCACCGGCCTGAACATCCTGACCGGCTATACCGGCCAGGTCAGCCTCGGCCATGCCGCCTTCATGGCGGTGGGCGCCTATTGCGTCGCCTTCTTCGACGGCCGGTTCGGCACGCCGGTTCTCCTCAACCTGGTCATCGCCGGCGCGATCGCCGCGGCCATCGGCATCCTCGTCGGGCTGCCGTCGCTGCGCATCAAGGGCCTCTATCTCGCCATCGCGACGCTGGCGGCCTCCGTCATCCTGCACTTCGTCTTCCTCAACTGGACACCGGTGACCGGCGGCCTGCGCGGCCTCAACGTGCCGACCGCAAGCGTCCTCGGCATCGAACTGGCAACGCCCGAGCGGCTCTACTGGCTGATCATGCCGATCGCCGTCGTCATGGTGCTGGCCGCCAGGAACCTGTTCCGCACCCGCATCGGACGCGCCTTCATCGCCATCCGCGACCGCGACATCTCGGCCGAAATCATCGGCATACCCCTGTTCAAATACAAGCTGATCAGCTTTGCCATCTCGTCCTTTTATGCCGGCGTCGCCGGCGGCCTCTGGGCCTATCTGTTCCGGGTCGTGACCCCGGAGAGCTTTCCGGCGCTCGCCTCGATCTTCTTTCTCGCCGCGGTCATCGTCGGCGGCGCCGGCACCATTGTCGGCGCCATTTTCGGCGCGGTGTTCATGACCCTGGTGCCGGAACTGCTGAAGCTCATCGCGGCCTTGATCACGCCCTGGTACCCGGACGCGCCGATCTATCTCGCGCCGGTGCGCAATGTCGTGTTCGGCGTGCTGATCGTCGGCTTCCTGATCTTCGAGCCGATGGGGCTCGCCGAGATGTGGCGCCGCATCCGGCGTTTCTTCGCGCTCTGGCCGTTCAGAACCTGA
- a CDS encoding DUF1178 family protein, producing the protein MIKYALACDSAHEFESWFPSSDSFDQQLKRGLVTCPACGSAKVGKTIMAPQVARKDRAAVAAPRPDEPRKVAMVSPEEQELRAKIKELRDHLVANSDAVGDKFAEEARKIHYGETEHRSIHGSATPEEARELADEGIEFHALPVLPDERN; encoded by the coding sequence ATGATCAAATATGCACTCGCCTGCGACAGCGCGCACGAATTCGAGAGCTGGTTCCCCTCGTCCGACAGCTTCGACCAGCAGCTGAAGCGCGGCCTCGTCACCTGCCCGGCCTGCGGCTCGGCCAAGGTCGGCAAGACCATCATGGCGCCGCAGGTGGCGCGCAAGGACCGCGCCGCCGTGGCCGCGCCCCGGCCGGACGAGCCGCGCAAGGTCGCGATGGTTTCACCCGAAGAGCAGGAGCTGCGCGCCAAGATCAAGGAATTGCGCGACCATCTCGTCGCCAATTCCGATGCGGTCGGCGACAAGTTCGCCGAAGAGGCGCGCAAGATCCATTACGGCGAGACCGAACATCGCTCGATCCATGGCTCGGCGACGCCCGAAGAAGCCCGTGAGCTCGCCGACGAGGGCATCGAGTTCCACGCCCTGCCGGTGCTGCCGGACGAGAGGAATTGA
- a CDS encoding zinc-dependent alcohol dehydrogenase family protein, whose translation MKAVVIEGFGDPAATIQLKDLPDPPPPAPGEVTVEMLVLNINPSDLLQIQGLYGVSKPPLPFIPGGEAVGRVAAVGEGVQGLEVGDIVSPMILNCWVERVNIKAHLAMKLPDNIDLKQASMIKGNPATAEALLADQVPLKAGDWLMQNAANSAVGTFLVKLAAERGINTLNIVRRASAVDAVKAAGGTAVVADGLDDPRAFRKLTRDLTGGAPVKLALDAIGGAATGVMANAVADGGTIVNYGLLSGEQCRIDAQHLIFRKVTLKGFWLIHWFADAGRERLAATYASIAKGMAQGTLTTPVAEVIPFDEAKRAMAAAGEGGRAGKVLMVTKAYQG comes from the coding sequence ATGAAAGCCGTCGTCATCGAGGGTTTCGGCGATCCCGCGGCCACCATCCAGTTGAAGGACCTGCCCGATCCGCCGCCGCCGGCGCCGGGCGAGGTGACGGTCGAGATGCTGGTGCTCAACATCAACCCGTCCGACCTGTTGCAGATCCAGGGTCTCTACGGCGTCTCCAAGCCGCCCTTGCCGTTCATTCCAGGCGGCGAGGCGGTCGGCCGGGTCGCCGCGGTGGGCGAGGGCGTCCAGGGCCTTGAAGTCGGCGACATCGTCTCGCCGATGATCCTCAATTGCTGGGTCGAGCGGGTGAACATCAAGGCGCATCTCGCCATGAAGCTGCCTGATAATATCGACCTCAAGCAGGCTTCCATGATCAAGGGCAATCCGGCCACCGCCGAGGCGCTGCTGGCCGATCAGGTGCCGCTCAAGGCTGGCGACTGGCTGATGCAGAATGCCGCCAACTCGGCGGTCGGAACCTTTCTGGTCAAGCTCGCGGCCGAGCGCGGCATCAACACGCTGAACATCGTCCGGCGCGCCAGCGCGGTTGACGCCGTCAAGGCGGCCGGCGGCACGGCGGTGGTGGCGGATGGGCTCGACGATCCCAGGGCGTTTCGCAAGCTGACCCGCGACCTGACCGGCGGCGCGCCGGTCAAGCTGGCGCTCGACGCCATTGGCGGGGCGGCGACCGGCGTCATGGCCAATGCCGTCGCCGATGGCGGCACGATCGTCAATTACGGCCTCCTGTCCGGCGAGCAATGCCGGATCGACGCGCAGCACCTGATCTTCCGGAAGGTGACGCTGAAGGGCTTCTGGCTGATCCACTGGTTCGCCGATGCCGGCCGCGAACGCCTGGCCGCAACCTATGCCAGCATCGCCAAGGGCATGGCCCAGGGCACGCTGACCACGCCGGTGGCCGAGGTCATCCCGTTCGACGAGGCCAAGCGCGCCATGGCCGCGGCGGGCGAGGGCGGCCGTGCCGGCAAGGTGCTGATGGTCACCAAGGCCTATCAGGGCTGA
- a CDS encoding ABC transporter substrate-binding protein, translating to MPALHRRSFNRLGLGAALAATATGRSFAQPPDIVIGSATALTGVFAFAGAESFEGSRDHFDWVNKQGGIAGRRIRFLTEDSAYRVDQAVAIFTRMTSQHQMPVFLGDSTGFQKAINPELNRRGTTVMAGNSFATEVDDPQGFPNQWMPGPNYTDQMKVLLRYIQGQKRNASVVLVYSDTEFGRDPIAATEREAGRLGLTVVEKIATQPGSVDVSGDVLKIRRRNPDYVIFHGYALQPIPEFMAQARQAGMTSKFMGTIFSTDATLMNRAGAVADGYLGVSCYEFDTSRAGAQLAAIREVNPARTRINAYFQGWTNALIASETLRRVLAANQELNAPNLMKAARSIQNFDTGGLIGVPASITRNSIPVGRIYEFKAADKRLVPASDWISIGAAG from the coding sequence ATGCCGGCTCTGCATCGCCGCAGCTTCAATCGTCTCGGCCTCGGCGCGGCACTGGCCGCGACCGCCACCGGTCGCAGCTTCGCCCAGCCCCCCGACATCGTCATTGGCTCGGCCACGGCACTGACCGGCGTGTTTGCATTTGCCGGCGCCGAAAGCTTCGAGGGAAGCCGCGACCATTTCGACTGGGTCAACAAGCAAGGCGGCATTGCCGGCCGCCGGATCCGGTTCCTGACCGAGGATTCGGCCTACCGGGTCGATCAGGCGGTCGCCATCTTCACCCGGATGACCAGCCAGCATCAGATGCCGGTCTTCCTCGGTGATTCCACCGGCTTCCAGAAGGCGATCAATCCGGAATTGAACCGGCGCGGCACCACCGTCATGGCCGGCAATTCCTTCGCGACCGAAGTCGACGACCCCCAGGGCTTTCCGAACCAATGGATGCCCGGACCGAATTACACCGACCAGATGAAGGTGCTGCTGCGTTATATCCAGGGCCAGAAGCGCAATGCCTCGGTCGTGCTGGTCTATTCCGATACCGAGTTCGGCCGTGACCCGATCGCCGCGACCGAACGCGAGGCCGGCCGGCTCGGCCTCACCGTGGTCGAGAAGATCGCCACCCAGCCAGGCTCGGTCGATGTGTCGGGCGATGTCCTGAAGATCCGCCGGCGCAATCCCGACTACGTCATCTTCCATGGCTACGCCCTGCAGCCGATCCCGGAATTCATGGCCCAGGCCCGCCAGGCCGGCATGACCTCGAAGTTCATGGGCACGATCTTCTCGACCGACGCGACCTTGATGAACCGGGCGGGAGCGGTCGCCGACGGCTATCTCGGTGTCTCCTGTTACGAATTCGACACCAGCCGGGCCGGCGCGCAACTGGCCGCGATCCGCGAGGTCAACCCAGCACGCACGCGCATCAACGCCTATTTCCAGGGCTGGACCAATGCGCTGATCGCCAGCGAGACGCTGCGGCGCGTGCTTGCCGCCAATCAGGAACTCAATGCGCCGAACCTGATGAAGGCAGCGCGCTCGATCCAGAATTTCGACACCGGCGGTCTGATCGGCGTGCCGGCATCGATCACCCGCAATTCCATTCCGGTCGGGCGCATCTACGAGTTCAAGGCCGCCGACAAGCGCCTGGTGCCGGCCTCCGACTGGATCAGCATCGGAGCTGCGGGGTGA
- a CDS encoding AMP-dependent synthetase/ligase — MTATVIPLNQFRETSDAAAPAAADPAALPARTIIEMLRDHARSKPDAIAIRQKRYGIWQPTSYADYWRRARHVGLGLRALGLKPKDHVGIISENRIEWVLSQLGAGIVGAVTVGVYSTSPASEVAYVLDHADVSIVVCEDQEQIDKIVEARADLPKIIKVIALEDRGLAGYEPGLVMTFDEVEALGRAEDEKAPGLADELMRDHSLNDIALLIYTSGSTGKPKGAMLSYRNIRAGATGLLDRYGIGEGWSTLSYLPLCHVAEQGTTVFGPLYSASQVNFGESLRTVQEDLREVAPSSFLGVPRIWEKMHSGIQVMMYEARPVQKWLYRTAFRLCEPFAAKAPPQWTLVERAKYALAYVAVFRALKNAIGLTRCRVAFTGAAPISPEVIRFFRTIGVPLVELYGMTETSGGVLGQTADDVVVGTVGTPMKGSTVDLAADGEILVRGPAVFEGYYKNEEATRASIIDGWLHTGDVAEHLGRHIKIVDRKKDIMITAGGKNLSPTEIEHAVKTSPFIKECIVFGDRRKYVAALIQIEIETVGKWAEMKGIAFTNYKNLSQHPAVRDLVSADIDKANDTLAQVARIKRFEILDKELDHDDGEVTATMKVRRKAIEAKYAEAIRRLYG, encoded by the coding sequence ATGACCGCGACCGTCATTCCGTTGAACCAGTTCCGCGAGACCTCGGATGCGGCGGCACCCGCTGCCGCCGATCCGGCCGCGCTGCCGGCCAGGACCATCATCGAGATGTTGCGCGACCACGCCCGGAGCAAGCCGGACGCCATCGCCATCCGGCAAAAGCGCTACGGCATCTGGCAGCCGACCAGCTACGCCGACTATTGGCGGCGCGCCCGCCATGTCGGTCTCGGCCTTCGCGCGCTTGGGCTGAAGCCCAAGGACCATGTCGGCATTATCTCCGAAAACCGCATCGAATGGGTTCTCTCCCAGCTCGGCGCCGGCATCGTCGGAGCCGTGACGGTCGGCGTCTACTCGACCAGTCCGGCAAGCGAGGTTGCCTATGTGCTCGATCATGCCGATGTGAGCATCGTGGTTTGCGAGGACCAGGAGCAGATCGACAAGATCGTCGAGGCGCGCGCCGACCTGCCGAAGATCATCAAGGTCATCGCGCTGGAAGACCGGGGCCTGGCCGGCTACGAGCCCGGCCTGGTGATGACCTTCGACGAGGTCGAGGCGCTCGGCCGCGCCGAGGACGAAAAGGCCCCGGGCCTCGCCGACGAGCTGATGCGGGATCATTCGCTGAACGACATCGCCCTGCTGATCTATACCTCGGGTTCGACCGGCAAGCCCAAGGGCGCGATGCTGTCCTACCGCAACATCCGGGCGGGAGCGACCGGCCTGCTCGATCGCTATGGCATTGGCGAGGGCTGGTCGACGCTGTCCTACCTGCCGCTCTGCCACGTCGCCGAACAGGGCACGACCGTGTTCGGACCGCTCTACTCGGCCAGCCAGGTGAATTTCGGCGAGAGCTTGCGCACCGTCCAGGAGGACCTGCGCGAGGTGGCGCCATCGAGCTTCCTCGGTGTGCCGCGCATCTGGGAGAAGATGCATTCGGGCATCCAGGTGATGATGTACGAGGCGCGGCCGGTGCAGAAATGGCTGTACCGGACCGCCTTCCGTCTGTGCGAACCTTTCGCCGCCAAGGCGCCGCCGCAATGGACGCTGGTCGAGCGTGCCAAATATGCACTGGCCTATGTCGCGGTGTTCCGCGCCCTGAAAAACGCCATCGGATTGACCCGCTGCCGCGTCGCCTTCACCGGCGCGGCGCCGATCTCGCCCGAGGTGATCCGCTTCTTCCGCACCATCGGGGTCCCGCTGGTCGAGCTCTACGGCATGACCGAGACCTCGGGCGGCGTGCTCGGCCAGACCGCCGATGACGTGGTCGTCGGCACGGTCGGCACGCCGATGAAAGGGTCGACCGTCGATCTGGCCGCCGACGGCGAGATCCTGGTCAGGGGGCCCGCGGTGTTCGAGGGCTATTACAAGAACGAGGAAGCGACCAGGGCGAGCATTATCGACGGCTGGCTGCATACCGGAGACGTCGCCGAACATCTTGGCCGTCACATCAAGATCGTCGACCGCAAGAAGGACATCATGATCACGGCTGGCGGCAAGAACCTGTCGCCGACCGAGATCGAACATGCGGTGAAGACCAGCCCCTTCATCAAGGAATGCATCGTCTTCGGCGATCGCCGGAAATATGTCGCGGCCCTGATCCAGATCGAGATCGAGACGGTCGGCAAATGGGCCGAGATGAAGGGCATTGCCTTCACCAACTACAAAAACCTGTCGCAGCATCCGGCGGTGCGCGATCTGGTCAGCGCCGATATCGACAAGGCCAATGACACCCTGGCTCAGGTCGCCCGGATCAAACGCTTCGAGATCCTCGACAAGGAGCTCGACCATGACGACGGCGAGGTCACCGCCACCATGAAGGTGCGGCGCAAGGCGATCGAGGCGAAATATGCCGAGGCGATCAGGCGGCTCTACGGCTGA
- a CDS encoding ABC transporter substrate-binding protein, with protein sequence MTQPTSTRLSRRTFNQLGLGAALVATSGGRSFAQAPEIVIGAASPLTGVFAFAGVEGFEGARDHFDWVNRQGGVAGRKIKYIAEDSGYRVDNAVAIFTKLTSQNTIPIFFGDSTGFQKAINPELNRRGTTVMAGASFATEIDDAAGFPNQWIPGPNYSDQLRVLLRYIQAQKRGASVVLVNSDTEFGRDPIVAAEQEAARLGLNVVEKIITQPGSVDVSGDVLKIRRRNPDYVIFHGYVLQPIPEFMAQARQAGMTSKFMGTFYSTDSLMMSRAGAVADGYLGVSCYNFDPNAPGSQMALVREFNGTRVRTNAYFQGWTNAMIAVETLKRTIAANQEFNAVNLMKAARSIQNYDTGGVVGVPVSITRNSIPVGRIYEFKAAEKRLVAASDWMTIAPTS encoded by the coding sequence ATGACACAACCGACTTCGACCAGACTGTCCCGGCGGACGTTCAACCAGCTCGGCCTCGGCGCCGCCCTGGTCGCAACATCGGGCGGCCGCAGCTTCGCCCAGGCGCCCGAGATCGTCATCGGCGCGGCCAGCCCGCTCACCGGCGTCTTCGCTTTTGCCGGCGTCGAGGGCTTCGAGGGCGCGCGCGACCATTTCGACTGGGTCAACCGCCAGGGCGGCGTCGCCGGCCGCAAGATCAAATATATCGCCGAGGATTCCGGCTATCGGGTCGACAATGCGGTGGCGATCTTCACCAAGCTGACCAGCCAGAACACCATCCCGATCTTCTTCGGCGATTCCACCGGCTTCCAGAAGGCGATCAATCCGGAATTGAACCGGCGCGGCACCACGGTCATGGCCGGCGCCTCCTTCGCCACCGAGATCGACGATGCCGCGGGCTTCCCGAACCAGTGGATTCCCGGCCCGAACTATTCCGACCAGTTGCGCGTGCTGCTGCGTTACATCCAGGCCCAGAAGCGCGGCGCCTCCGTCGTGCTGGTCAATTCCGATACCGAGTTCGGCCGCGACCCGATCGTGGCGGCCGAGCAGGAGGCGGCGCGTCTGGGACTGAACGTGGTCGAGAAGATCATCACCCAGCCGGGCTCGGTCGACGTGTCCGGCGACGTCTTGAAGATCCGCCGGCGCAACCCGGACTATGTGATCTTCCACGGCTATGTGCTGCAGCCGATCCCCGAATTCATGGCCCAGGCCCGCCAGGCCGGCATGACCTCGAAATTCATGGGCACGTTCTATTCCACCGACAGCCTGATGATGAGCCGCGCCGGCGCCGTCGCCGACGGTTATCTCGGGGTTTCCTGTTACAATTTCGACCCCAATGCACCGGGCTCCCAGATGGCGCTGGTGCGCGAGTTCAACGGCACGCGGGTGCGCACCAACGCCTATTTCCAGGGTTGGACCAATGCGATGATCGCGGTCGAGACGCTGAAGCGCACGATTGCCGCCAATCAGGAGTTCAATGCGGTCAACCTGATGAAGGCGGCGCGCTCGATCCAGAATTACGACACCGGCGGCGTCGTCGGCGTGCCCGTCTCGATCACCCGCAACTCGATTCCCGTCGGCCGGATCTACGAATTCAAGGCCGCCGAAAAGCGGCTGGTCGCGGCCTCCGACTGGATGACCATCGCGCCGACCAGCTGA
- a CDS encoding ABC transporter ATP-binding protein has protein sequence MTATSDMILEVNNIEVVYNKAIQALRGLSLAVPKGQIVALLGSNGAGKSTVLKAVSALLPMENGLVTEGRILFDGKPVEQSAPHRLVRSGLFHVMEGRRIFADLTVEENLVAATYALTGKADAKPDFDNVYRYFPRLAERRKNVAGYLSGGEQQMLAIGRALVAQPRVILLDEPSLGLAPLLVEEIFSIIARINAEEGVSMLLVEQNAAVALSIAHYGYIMETGRIVIDGPTDKLIADRDVQEFYLGLAHKSYRDIKHYKRRKRWLS, from the coding sequence ATGACAGCGACCAGCGACATGATCCTCGAGGTCAACAATATCGAGGTGGTCTACAACAAGGCCATCCAGGCCTTGCGCGGCCTGTCGCTGGCGGTCCCCAAGGGCCAGATCGTCGCGCTGCTCGGCTCCAACGGCGCCGGCAAGTCGACCGTGCTCAAAGCGGTCTCGGCGCTGCTGCCGATGGAAAACGGCCTGGTCACCGAGGGCCGCATCCTGTTCGACGGCAAGCCGGTCGAGCAGAGTGCGCCGCATCGGCTGGTGCGCTCCGGCCTGTTCCACGTCATGGAGGGCCGGCGCATCTTCGCCGACCTGACGGTCGAGGAGAATCTGGTCGCCGCCACCTATGCGCTGACCGGCAAGGCGGATGCCAAGCCCGATTTCGACAATGTCTATCGTTACTTTCCGCGACTCGCCGAGCGGCGGAAGAATGTTGCCGGCTATCTCTCCGGCGGCGAACAGCAGATGCTCGCCATCGGCCGTGCGCTGGTGGCGCAGCCGCGTGTCATCCTGCTCGACGAACCCTCGCTCGGCCTGGCGCCGCTGCTGGTCGAAGAAATCTTCTCGATCATCGCCCGCATCAATGCCGAGGAGGGCGTCTCCATGCTGCTGGTCGAGCAGAATGCCGCCGTCGCGCTGTCCATCGCCCATTACGGCTACATCATGGAAACAGGGCGGATCGTCATCGACGGGCCGACCGACAAGCTCATCGCCGACCGCGACGTCCAGGAATTCTACCTGGGTCTCGCGCACAAGAGCTATCGCGACATCAAGCACTACAAGCGCAGGAAGAGGTGGCTGTCATGA